CGCGCCGTAACATTGGCCATTCCAACAGCCAGAACACGGGCGCACCAAGTGATGCTGCCACGCGAAATCGCTCGGAAGGGACAGAAAGCCACCCTTGAAGGATCAGTCGCACCGCCAGTGGGAGATTGAAAAACACATGGGCAAGGATCACGCCCTGCGCGCCGTAAATGTCTAACTTTGGCAGGCCCAGTGGCCCCAACAAGAGGTTCACAAACCCTTTGCCGCCAAACACCGCCAATAACCCAAGGATCGCGACGATCACTGGGAGGATAAACGGTGCACCCATCACCGAGATCAACGCAGATCGCCCCCAGAACGCACGACGCGCCAATGCGCGGGCAACAGGGATCGCCAGAACGACGCTAATAAAGGCGGACCAAAATGCCTGCCAGATCGTAAATTTTAGGGCTGATATGTCAGCCGCAGACAGGGCGGTGAATCCACCGCCCCGCCACAACACCGCCGTTACGGGACCAATTATAAGCCCCGCAACGACAAGCGCTGCAATTATTGGGAAAGTGCGCTGCGCCATGCTTCAATCGCTGGCTCACGAAGTGCCGCAGCTTCATCTTCTGTGTAAAACAGAACAGTCTCTGGCATTGGCAATTCTTGGAAACCCTCCGGCCACTTGTCCTCAGTCAACGCAGCTGGGAAAGACCAGTTGGTTGTCGGGATCATCGTTTGGAACTCTTCCGTAAGGATGAACGCCATAAACTGGTCCGCCAATTCAGGGTTGTCTGTTCCCGAAAGTTTCGCTGCAAGCTCAACCATGAAATAGTGGCCTTCATCGAAGATCGCCGCTGACTTCGTCAGGTCTTCTTCAGCGATGATGTGGTAAGCTGGGGATGTTGTGTAAGACAGCACCACATCTGCTTCACCATCGGTAAACAAACCATAGCTTTCGGACCAACCCTGCGTGACCGTTACGATTTTTGGTGCAAGACGCGCCCATGCAGCCTCGGCTTCGTCGCCATAAACAGCATTCACCCAAAGAACCAAAGCAAGACCTGAGATCGATGAACGCGGGTCTTGGATGACCACACGCACATCGTCAGGCGCGTTCAGCAGGGCTTCGAATGAATCAAACCCGTCTAGCTTCGTGTTGTCATAAATGAACGCCGTGTGGCCGTAGTTAAACGGCAAGAACGTGTCGTCGTTCCACTCAAGCGGAAGCGTCAGCGGCGACAGGTCCAAACCGTGTGGTGCGAACAATCCGCTGTCACGGGCACGCTTGGTGATGTCTGAATTGAACCCGATGGCAACATCAGCCTCGGTTCCTTCGCCTTCCAACAACAAACGCGGCAATAGATCGCCCGTTTGGTACTGCAAATCGCAGTCGCACTGCGCTTCGAACGCTTCTTCAATGCTAGGGCCTGGGCCCCATTCGGATCCGAAATAATCGGGGGCATAAACTGTCAGAACATTCGTTTCCGCAGCAGCAACGCTGGCAAACATCAGTCCTGCGACAGTGAGTAGGGTCTTTTTCATCTTTCTTCCTCTCATTGCGCCGAACGGAGAAAGGGGGGCGGTCTTAACTTAGCCCGTTACCTTCCCTCCGCCGGTCTTAACCGGTTCAGGTTCTACGGGTCCGCCATGTGGCATCTCAGCTTCATTCGAAGCCCCCCGAGGTACGCAAAGACCTAGTGCGTGCCCTCAGACTTGGCAAGGGGCCGCAGCAACGCTAGACCAAGCCCCAACAAGGAGCCATTCATGTCGTTCAACAGCTACGGTCATCTTTTCCGCGTCACCACTTGGGGCGAAAGCCACGGACCCGCCTTGGGTGCAACTGTTGACGGCTGCCCTCCCGGTGTTCCGTTGACGGCTCCGATGATCCAACAATGGCTCGATAAGCGTCGCCCGGGTCAGAATAAAATGACCACACAGCGCAACGAGCCTGATGCGGTCAAAATCCTGTCCGGCGTCTATGAAGACAAAACCACAGGCACGCCTATCCAATTGATGATCGAAAACACCGATCAACGATCCAAGGACTACGGCGACATCCTGAACACCTTCCGCCCCGGTCATGCGGATATTACGTACCACCAAAAATACGGTCTTCGTGACCCACGTGGTGGCGGCCGCAGTTCAGCGCGTGAAACCGCGTCCCGTGTTGCAGCGGGTGGCGTGGCACGTGAAGCCATCAAAGCGCTGGCCCCGAACGTCGAGATCAAAGGCTACATGGTTCAGATGGGCGAAAAGCACATCGAACGTTCACGCTTTGATTGGGACGCGATTGAAGGCAACGATTTTTGGTGCCCCGATGCTGGCGTCGTGGACGAGTGGACTGATTACATCAACTGGCTTCGCAAGGACGATCACAACTCGGTTGGCGCAATGATCGAAGTCGTGGCACGAAATGTTCCTGCCGGTATCGGCGCGCCGGTTTACGGCAAGTTAGACACTGATTTGTCCGCCGCAATGATGTCTATCAATGCTGTCAAAGGCGTCGAGATCGGCGAAGGTATGGCCGCTGCGGCCTTGACAGGTCGTGCAAACGCGGACGAGATTTTCATGGGTCCGAACGGTCCTGAATATTCAAGCAACCATGCTGGCGGCATCCTTGGCGGTATTTCCACGGGCCAAGACATTGTGGTGCGTTTCGCTGTGAAACCAACGTCCAGCATCCTCAGCCCGCGCGCATCAATCCGTATGGATGGCACCCCAACGGAAGTCGTCACCAAGGGCCGTCATGACCCCTGTGTTGGCATCCGTGCAGTTCCCGTGGGTGAAGCAATGATGGCCGCTGTTATCCTCGATCACATTTTGCTGGACCGAGGACAGACAGGCGGCACGCGCGGCCAGATCGGTTAAGCTGTCGCTGCGTTCAGGGCTATGTCCATAAGCTCTTGAATATCGGCCGGAGATGTACGTGCGACGATGCGTCCAAGCTCGTCCTCACCCTTCAAAACAACCAACGTGGAACGACGCGGGATATTCAGTTCACGAACCAGACGCGAGCGCCCGAATTCGTCCCAATCAACGTCGATGAACGTGATAGCTTCTTCGTAAGAGCTGCTTTCAGCTTTGATGTTGTTGATGACACGTTCCTGCGCGCGGCACGTTGTGCACCACGACGCCTTAAAGTCGAGGAATACAGTTTCGCCAGCAGCCAATCGTTCCCGAACCAAGCCTTCTCTGTACGCCAGTCCTTTGGCTTGAGCTGCGAACGGGATCAGTGTTGTCGCGCCAGCGGCGATCAAGAATTCTCTACGTTTCATTTCGTATTCCTTTCTAAAAGCGGACCGACAGGTCCTGTAACCAGTATGGAAGATTGTCCAAAAGCCAGATTTCGGCATATTTGTGCAGCCCAAAGGCAAGCACGAGGCCGGTGAGGATGAACAAGACACCCATCGCGGGTCGGGCTTTCGCAGCAGTAGTACGCAGCCAGTCACGGCGATTGCGTATCGCCGCCTGCGCGCCGTAGGCCAGCAACAAGATGATGGTAGAGATTCCAAGCGCGAAGAACAGCATGATCAGTGTCGCCCAACCAAGGCTTTCACCCGTAGACGCTAACGCAATTGCACCGCCAAGTGTGGGGCCAACACATGGCACCCAAACAGCACCAAGCAACATCCCCCCAAAGAACTGACCGCGCAAACCGCTGCGGTCCAGATCATCAAGTTGTTCATCTGCGGCTGTCGCCATACCGCCAGTGGCTGAAGCGAACTTGTCCGCAAAACGTGGGACCAGCATCATGACGCCAAAGGCAATCATCAACAGCGCCCCGACAAAGGCGACCATATCGGTATCAATGCCCAGAACGCGGCCGAAGGCTGCAATGCCGACACCTAGCAGCACAAACGAAAGGCTAAGCCCAGCACACAGCGCGATGGGGCCAGCGCGGCTTACTTGCAGCGCACTTGCCAAAACAATCGGCAAGATCGGCAGAACACATGGGTTTATTAGTGTGAGCAACCCAGCGACATATGCGAATATCAATTCCATTGCGGCAATCTATGCCGCGCAGGTTCGCCGCTGTCACTTCACAAGGACGTTGGCTTTTGTTTCGACATTTGAACGGCCAAAATACCAACCGTGATAATCAACACCCCGATGATATCCATCGATCCCATCTTTTCCCCTAAAAGAACGGCGGCAATCAGCACGCCGAAGAAGGGGGTAAGAAAGTGAAAAACCGCGGCAGGTGTCGCTCCGATGCGATCCACCAACAGAAACCAGACCAACGTCGCAAGCAGGCCAGGTACGATCACAGTATAGCTGAACGCGACTGCAAGTTGCCAATTCCACGTGACGTCGAACGTCTCAAACGCCAAGGCAGGGCCCCATAAGATCGCGCTGCCGACAAACATCTGCAATGACACCACCATCAAGAAATTGCCGCCCGAGGACGCACCGCGCACCGCGAGCGTTGCGACCGTCAGTGAAACGACGCTAATCGCACAAAGGGCAATTCCATACAGGTCCACATCCCCTTGCAGCCGTGCGCCCATAATCAAGACCACACCGACCACACCCGCCAACAAGCCAATCACACCCAATGGCCTAATCTTCTCACCGAAAACGGCCCAGCTCGCGAAGGCTGCAAGCAGAGGCATCGTTGACGCGATAATTGCCGCAAGAGAGGCTTCAATGGTCTGCATCGCGATGAAATTTAGACCCAAATACAGCCCATTTTGCGTGATGCCGAAAACGACTACAGCAATCCATTGCTTGCGCGTTAAGCGCCAGTTTTGACCGATCGCAAGGGCAATCAATATGCCGATGATACCCGATACCAAGAACCTTAGCGCGAGCGCATGTAACGGCGGCGCGTACTGCACGATCACCCGCGCAGAGGTGAACGCCGACGCCCACATAATGCCGAATGCGACGCCCATTAGGATGGCTTTGGTATCAATACTTTTCATGAGTACCTCAAACGAAAAAGGGCCGCCGAAGCCGGCGACCCTTAACTAGAAAAGCGGATCAGCCTTAGCCGTTCACGCTGTCCTTGAGTGCTTTCGCGATTGTCATTTTGACAACCTTGTCTGCGTCTTTTTTGATCTGCTCGCCAGTTGCTGGGTTGCGAACCATACGCTCAGGACGCTCACGGCAATAAATTTTGCCAACTCCTGGAAGCGTAACAGCGCCACCGCCGGAAACTTCGCGTGTGATCAGGCCAACAATCGCGTCCAGTGCTGCGGAAGCGGATTTCTTGTCTGTACCCATGTCCTCAGCAAGTGTTGCAACCAGCTGTGTCTTTGTCATTGGTTTCGTAGCCATCTTCATTCTCCTCGTTCTGCCCATTTATTGAGCTTCTTACTCAGTCATTAAACTGTATGTGGCTATGTTCCACAACGAATAGTGGCACATTACAAGTGTAAAACTGCATATTGTGTGGAAATACGCGAATAATCCCCGATTATAGGAAGGCGGTTTCCTCAAAAGAGCGCAATTTCCGGCTGTGAATGCGTTCAAGCGGCATCCCGCGCAAGTGCTCCATCGCGCGAATTCCGATCATCAAATGCCGCGAAACCTGCGTTTTATAGAAATCTGACGCCATGCCCGGAAGCTTTAATTCACCATGCAATGGCTTGTCAGAAACGCACAGCAACGTCCCATAAGGCACGCGGAACCGGAAACCATTGGCCGCAATTGTTGCGCTTTCCATATCCAACCCGATAGCGCGTGACTGACTTAAACGTTGAACAGGACCGGATTGATCCCGCAGTTCCCAGTTACGGTTATCAATCGTCGCGACCGTCCCTGTCCGCATAATGCGCTTAAGGTCATAACCGGAAAGCTCGGTGACAGAAGCCACGGCTTCCTCAAGCGCGATCTGAATTTCGGCAAGTGCGGGGATAGGCATCCAAACGGGTAGATCGTCGTCCAGCACGTGATCCTCGCGCAGATACCCATGCGCGAGAACGAAATCGCCAAGGCGTTGAGAGTTGCGAAGGCCGGCACAGTGCCCAACCATCAACCAAGCATGCGGACGCAGAACCGCGATGTGATCCGTCGCCGTTTTTGCGTTACTTGGCCCGACGCCGATGTTCACAAGCGTGATCCCACCCTGCCCTTCGCGACACAAATGATACGTTGGCATCTGCGGCATCTTTTGCGGCACTGTCAGCGGTGCGTCAGGGTCTGTAATCACCTGATTGCCAGTGCTGACAAACGACGTGTATCCGCTATCTGGATCGGCAAGCATCTTTCGGGCGTATGCTTCGAATTCTTCGACGTAGAATTGGTAGTTGGTAAACAGAACGTGGTTCTGAAAATGCTCAGCCTTCGTTGCCGTGTAATGCTGCAAACGCGCGAGCGAGTAGTCGATTCGCTGGGCCGTAAACGGTGCCAGCGGGCTCGACCCGTCTTGGTGAAGAAAATCGACACCATTCACGATGTCATCGTTCGTCGTGGCAAGATCAGGCACATCAAAGACGTCCCGCAACGTGAATTTCAGCGCCCCTTCCTGCGGCACCGCGATCTCACCTGAAACGGCGAAATGCATCGGCATCGGGGTCATCGAAACGCCGATCACAACAGGTTCGTCGTGGTTTTCGATCAACAAGCCAATCTGCTGCTCCAAGTACCCTTCAAACAGGTCGGGCCGCGTGACTGTGGTTGAGTATATCCCTGGGCCCGCAACATGGCCAAAACTTAGTCGTGAATCGGTCTGCGCAAAGGTGGTCGTGCGAATTCGAATTTCAGGGTAGAACGCGCGGAACCGCGTATCGGGCCGCGCGCCTGCAACGTTTTCAGAAAAGGTCTCAGACAGAAACTTAACCGCGATCTGGTAAAGTTCCTGCAGTCGCTTAACGGCCGCCTTCGGGTCTCTGAATTCCTTCGCTTCGGGTACTTCAGGTGAGACAACGGGCAAATGTGCGTCAGATTTCATCATGGGATGAGCCTCCGTATGTTTTTATTCTTATTCGTCACGAAAAAGGCCGCAGAACAAGCTGCGGCGGTATTCGTCAAATGTATCTGTGTATTCATGCACCATATTGCCACCAGAATATGACACTCCGCAAGTCCCGGCGGTTGGCCCCCAAATGTCGCTTTTCCTCTAGCCAACGTCCTTGTCCTCGTGTTGGTTGCTTCCAAGGAGAGCTGGAATGTCTGTCACTGATCTTAAAACAAACCTGTCCAACTGGCAGGAACGGGTTGATCTCGCAGCTGCGTTCAGATGGACCGAGCGCTTGAACATGCACGAAGGTGTCGCGAACCACTTTAGCCTCGCCATCAATGACGACGGCACCAAATTCCTGATGAACCCCAATCAAATGCATTTCAGCCGGATCAAAGCCTCTGACATGATTGTAGTGGATGCGAACGATCCGGAAACGCTGACCGGGCCAAATGCGCCGGATCCAACCGCTTGGGGTCTTCACGGTGGTATTCACCGCCACTGCCCCCACGCCCGCTGCGCCATGCACGTGCACTCAATCCACGCGACGGTATTGGCAACGCTTCAGGACAGCCGCCTTCTGCCCGTCGATCAAAACTGCGCGACGTTCTTTAACCGCTACGTGATTGATGACCACTATGGTGGCTTGGCCTTTGAAGAAGAAGGCGAGCGTTGCGCAGGTCTTCTGTCCGATCCAAAGCAAAAGGTCATGATCATGGGCAACCATGGCATCATGATTATTGGCGAAACTGTCGCCGAAACCTTCAACCGCCTCTATTATTTTGAGCGCGCCGCTGAGACCTACATCCGCGCACTTCAAACCGGCCAACCCCTTCGCGTACTGTCCGACGAGATCGCTGAAAAAACGGCGCAAGAACTGGAAGACTACCCAGAACAAGACCAACGCCACCTTGCGGAACTCAAGGCAATTCTCGACGAAGAAGGCTCTAACTATGCGGCATAAGTCAGACATTGACGATCCGCGCCGCTGGACCAGCACACGGCGTTTGGCGTGGGGAAGCAGAGACTAGCTCTGCATTTTCCTCACACTAAAGGTATGTCCAATGACAACTTACGGCCTAACAGACGAACACGCGATGATCGCGGACACAGTCCGCAGCTTCGTTGAAAAAGAAATCTATCCTCACGAAGACCTTGTTGAACGCACTGGCGAAGTTCCGCAAGAAATCGCAGACGAGATCAAGCGCAAGACAATCGAGCTTGGATTTTACGCCTGCAACTTCCCTGAAAGCGCAGGCGGGGCGGGGCTAAACCATGTTGAATTCGCTTTAGTAGAACGCGAGCTTGGCCGCGGTTCAATGGCGCTCAATCATTTCTTCGGGCGGCCCCAGAATATTCTGATGGCCTGCGAAGGTGAACAGATTGAACGTTACCGTGACCCCGCCATTCGCGGCGAACGTATGGACGCCCTCGCCATGACAGAGCCAGGGGCGGGCAGTGACGTGCGCGGCATGAAATGCGCTGCGGTGCGCGATGGCGGCGATTGGGTTCTGAACGGCACCAAACACTTCATTTCCGGCGCCGAACACGCGGACTTCATCATTGTATTTGTCGCCACAGGCGAGGACCAAACCCCGCGTGGCCCAAAAAAACGCATCACCACGTTCCTAGTCGATCGTGACACCCCCGGTTTCACGATCCGCGATGGCTATAAGTCCGTCTCGCACCGTGGCTATAAAAACATGATCCTCGACTTTGACGACTGCCGCCTACCCGATGCGCAGGTTCTAGGCGAAGTCGACGGTGGCTTCGCAGTCATGAACGAATGGCTTTATGCGACGCGAATTACAGTGGCGACAATGTCGGTCGGTCGGGCGCGCCGCGTCTTTGATTATGCGCTCGATTATGCCGCTGAACGCGAACAATTCGGCCAAAAGATCGGCAAGTTCCAAGGTATCAGCTTTCAACTTGCCGATATGATCACCGAAATCGATGCAGCTGATCTGCTCACTCTCGCTGCGGCTGATCGCCTCGACAAAGGTCTTCCCGCAAATCGCGAAATCGCCAGCGCGAAACTATATGCCTCTGAAATGTTGTCTCGTGTCACTGACGCCGCCATCCAAGTCCATGGCGGCATGGGTTTAATGGATGACTATCCCCTTGAACGGTTCTGGCGCGACGCTCGTGTTGAACGCATCTGGGATGGCACGTCAGAAATTCAACGCCACATCATTAGCCGTGAAATGCTACGGGCACTCGGCGCATGAAACGCGATTTTTCGAGACTGTTCCGGCCCAAAAGCGTCGCCGTCATTGGTGGCGGCGCTTGGTGCCGCGCCGTTACTGAGCAACTGTTGAAGGCGGATTTTGGGGGTGAAATCTGGCCCATTCACCCAAGTCACGACAAGATTTGCGGCCTAAAGGCCTACCCAACCGCTCTTGATCTTCCGGAACCTCCTGACGCTGTTTTCATCGGGATCAATCGCGATGCAACGATTGGTGTTGTCGAACGTTTGGCCCGAATGGGTGCAGGTGGTGCCGTGTGCTTTGCCAGCGGGTTCAGTGAAACCGAAGATGGGCATGACGCAAACGCACGGCTTCTTAAGGCCGCCGGCGATATGCCAATCCTCGGGCCCAATTGCTACGGTATGATAAACGCACTCGACGGTGTGTCCCTCTGGCCGGATCAGCACGGGTGCCTCCCTGTCGAGCACGGCGTTGCGATCCTGACGCAAAGCTCAAACATCGCGATTAACCTTACGATGCAACAACGCGGCCTGCCGATCGCATACGTCGTCACCTGCGGCAACCAAGCTCAGCTTTCCGAAGCGCAGATTGCGGATGCCCTTCTGGATGATCCTCGAGTCACGGCAATCGGCCTGCACATTGAAGGGTTCAGCGACCTACCTGCGTGGCAAGCCCTCGCACGGAAAGCCCACGCGAAAAACATCCCGCTCGTGGCGCTCAAGGTCGGAAAATCCGTTGAGGCGCAGAACGCGACCATTTCTCATACCGCCTCGCTCGCCGGCAGTGACGCTGGCGCTAATGCACTTCTGGATCACTTGGGCATCGCGCGCGTAGACAGCCTGCCAACCCTAATTGAAACATTAAAAATCCTCCACATTTCTGGGCCACTACCCTCGGGTCGCATCGCCTCGATCAGTTGTTCAGGTGGCGAGGCGAGCCTGATTGCGGACATGGCGCACGGCACAAGCCTGTCGTTCCCGCCGCTGACCGATACTCAGTCAAAAGGCCTATCTTCAGCGCTGGGCCCAAAGGTCGCCTTGGCAAATCCGCTTGACTATCACACCTACATTTGGCGCGACACAGAAGCGATGACACGTGCGTTTTCCGCCATGATAGAGTCTCATCTGGCGATTACGTTCCTCATTGTCGACTTCCCTCGTTCCGATATCTGCGATCCCTCAGATTGGGAATGTGTGATACAAGCCGCGCTCAGTACGCGCCGCGCAACGCGTGGCACCGTGGCTATGGTCGCGACCCTACCGGAACTCCTGCCAGAAGACGTCGCGCGTCGACTTATGGAAGGCGGCGTTATCCCACTCAACGGGTTGGCCGAGGCGCTTGCCGCAACCGAGGCCGCGCAGGTCCGCTCGCCTCACGACGCTGACCTCATTGTTCCATCAAATGTCGAAGTTGCCGAAACCTTATCCGAGGCCAATGCGAAACAAGCTTTGGCACTTGCTGGCGTCACGGTTCCTAGCTTGCGCACTGGCGACATCGAAAAACTTGCTTCGCACGCCGACGAAACCACAGGCTTATACGTGCTAAAATCCGTCGGTATCGCCCATAAAAGCGAAACAGGCGGTGTCGCGTTATCCCTTACGGACGGGGACGCAGTTCGTTCGGCGGGTGCTAAGATGGCCTCCGAAACTTTCATCCTTGAAGAGATGATTACAGCTGCAGTCGCTGAAATCCTTATCGGTGTAGTCAAAGATCCTGCACACGGGTTCATCATGACCATCGGCGCGGGTGGGGTTTTTACCGAACTCCTGAAAGATTCCGCTTCGATTCTTCTTCCCACAACGCGATCTAACCTAAAACAGACTCTAAACCGCCTGAAAGTGGTTAGAATTCTCGATGGTTACCGCAACCAACCTGCTGGCAATATCGACGCCCTTCTTGATGCGTGCGAAGCAATTCAAGCCTATGTTCTTGCCAATCTTCCCACCATTGAAGAGGTTGAAGTTAACCCTCTTATCATCACTCAGACGCGCGCAGTCGCCGTTGATGCCCTCATAAGGAAACGCCATGACTAACCCGATAAAAACCCGACGCGAAGGCGCTATCCTCGAAGTCACGCTAGATCGCCCCAAAGCAAATGCGATCGATCTACAAACCAGCCGCATAATGGGCGAAGTCTTTGCCGACTTTCGCGATGATCCCGAATTGCGCGTCGCCATCCTGACGGGTGCTGGGGAAAA
This Octadecabacter temperatus DNA region includes the following protein-coding sequences:
- a CDS encoding thiamine ABC transporter substrate-binding protein; protein product: MKKTLLTVAGLMFASVAAAETNVLTVYAPDYFGSEWGPGPSIEEAFEAQCDCDLQYQTGDLLPRLLLEGEGTEADVAIGFNSDITKRARDSGLFAPHGLDLSPLTLPLEWNDDTFLPFNYGHTAFIYDNTKLDGFDSFEALLNAPDDVRVVIQDPRSSISGLALVLWVNAVYGDEAEAAWARLAPKIVTVTQGWSESYGLFTDGEADVVLSYTTSPAYHIIAEEDLTKSAAIFDEGHYFMVELAAKLSGTDNPELADQFMAFILTEEFQTMIPTTNWSFPAALTEDKWPEGFQELPMPETVLFYTEDEAAALREPAIEAWRSALSQ
- the aroC gene encoding chorismate synthase, giving the protein MSFNSYGHLFRVTTWGESHGPALGATVDGCPPGVPLTAPMIQQWLDKRRPGQNKMTTQRNEPDAVKILSGVYEDKTTGTPIQLMIENTDQRSKDYGDILNTFRPGHADITYHQKYGLRDPRGGGRSSARETASRVAAGGVAREAIKALAPNVEIKGYMVQMGEKHIERSRFDWDAIEGNDFWCPDAGVVDEWTDYINWLRKDDHNSVGAMIEVVARNVPAGIGAPVYGKLDTDLSAAMMSINAVKGVEIGEGMAAAALTGRANADEIFMGPNGPEYSSNHAGGILGGISTGQDIVVRFAVKPTSSILSPRASIRMDGTPTEVVTKGRHDPCVGIRAVPVGEAMMAAVILDHILLDRGQTGGTRGQIG
- a CDS encoding thioredoxin family protein is translated as MKRREFLIAAGATTLIPFAAQAKGLAYREGLVRERLAAGETVFLDFKASWCTTCRAQERVINNIKAESSSYEEAITFIDVDWDEFGRSRLVRELNIPRRSTLVVLKGEDELGRIVARTSPADIQELMDIALNAATA
- a CDS encoding cytochrome c biogenesis CcdA family protein, whose protein sequence is MELIFAYVAGLLTLINPCVLPILPIVLASALQVSRAGPIALCAGLSLSFVLLGVGIAAFGRVLGIDTDMVAFVGALLMIAFGVMMLVPRFADKFASATGGMATAADEQLDDLDRSGLRGQFFGGMLLGAVWVPCVGPTLGGAIALASTGESLGWATLIMLFFALGISTIILLLAYGAQAAIRNRRDWLRTTAAKARPAMGVLFILTGLVLAFGLHKYAEIWLLDNLPYWLQDLSVRF
- a CDS encoding DMT family transporter codes for the protein MDTKAILMGVAFGIMWASAFTSARVIVQYAPPLHALALRFLVSGIIGILIALAIGQNWRLTRKQWIAVVVFGITQNGLYLGLNFIAMQTIEASLAAIIASTMPLLAAFASWAVFGEKIRPLGVIGLLAGVVGVVLIMGARLQGDVDLYGIALCAISVVSLTVATLAVRGASSGGNFLMVVSLQMFVGSAILWGPALAFETFDVTWNWQLAVAFSYTVIVPGLLATLVWFLLVDRIGATPAAVFHFLTPFFGVLIAAVLLGEKMGSMDIIGVLIITVGILAVQMSKQKPTSL
- a CDS encoding HU family DNA-binding protein, which translates into the protein MATKPMTKTQLVATLAEDMGTDKKSASAALDAIVGLITREVSGGGAVTLPGVGKIYCRERPERMVRNPATGEQIKKDADKVVKMTIAKALKDSVNG
- a CDS encoding AMP nucleosidase gives rise to the protein MMKSDAHLPVVSPEVPEAKEFRDPKAAVKRLQELYQIAVKFLSETFSENVAGARPDTRFRAFYPEIRIRTTTFAQTDSRLSFGHVAGPGIYSTTVTRPDLFEGYLEQQIGLLIENHDEPVVIGVSMTPMPMHFAVSGEIAVPQEGALKFTLRDVFDVPDLATTNDDIVNGVDFLHQDGSSPLAPFTAQRIDYSLARLQHYTATKAEHFQNHVLFTNYQFYVEEFEAYARKMLADPDSGYTSFVSTGNQVITDPDAPLTVPQKMPQMPTYHLCREGQGGITLVNIGVGPSNAKTATDHIAVLRPHAWLMVGHCAGLRNSQRLGDFVLAHGYLREDHVLDDDLPVWMPIPALAEIQIALEEAVASVTELSGYDLKRIMRTGTVATIDNRNWELRDQSGPVQRLSQSRAIGLDMESATIAANGFRFRVPYGTLLCVSDKPLHGELKLPGMASDFYKTQVSRHLMIGIRAMEHLRGMPLERIHSRKLRSFEETAFL
- a CDS encoding class II aldolase and adducin N-terminal domain-containing protein is translated as MSVTDLKTNLSNWQERVDLAAAFRWTERLNMHEGVANHFSLAINDDGTKFLMNPNQMHFSRIKASDMIVVDANDPETLTGPNAPDPTAWGLHGGIHRHCPHARCAMHVHSIHATVLATLQDSRLLPVDQNCATFFNRYVIDDHYGGLAFEEEGERCAGLLSDPKQKVMIMGNHGIMIIGETVAETFNRLYYFERAAETYIRALQTGQPLRVLSDEIAEKTAQELEDYPEQDQRHLAELKAILDEEGSNYAA
- a CDS encoding acyl-CoA dehydrogenase family protein produces the protein MTTYGLTDEHAMIADTVRSFVEKEIYPHEDLVERTGEVPQEIADEIKRKTIELGFYACNFPESAGGAGLNHVEFALVERELGRGSMALNHFFGRPQNILMACEGEQIERYRDPAIRGERMDALAMTEPGAGSDVRGMKCAAVRDGGDWVLNGTKHFISGAEHADFIIVFVATGEDQTPRGPKKRITTFLVDRDTPGFTIRDGYKSVSHRGYKNMILDFDDCRLPDAQVLGEVDGGFAVMNEWLYATRITVATMSVGRARRVFDYALDYAAEREQFGQKIGKFQGISFQLADMITEIDAADLLTLAAADRLDKGLPANREIASAKLYASEMLSRVTDAAIQVHGGMGLMDDYPLERFWRDARVERIWDGTSEIQRHIISREMLRALGA
- a CDS encoding acetate--CoA ligase family protein; translated protein: MKRDFSRLFRPKSVAVIGGGAWCRAVTEQLLKADFGGEIWPIHPSHDKICGLKAYPTALDLPEPPDAVFIGINRDATIGVVERLARMGAGGAVCFASGFSETEDGHDANARLLKAAGDMPILGPNCYGMINALDGVSLWPDQHGCLPVEHGVAILTQSSNIAINLTMQQRGLPIAYVVTCGNQAQLSEAQIADALLDDPRVTAIGLHIEGFSDLPAWQALARKAHAKNIPLVALKVGKSVEAQNATISHTASLAGSDAGANALLDHLGIARVDSLPTLIETLKILHISGPLPSGRIASISCSGGEASLIADMAHGTSLSFPPLTDTQSKGLSSALGPKVALANPLDYHTYIWRDTEAMTRAFSAMIESHLAITFLIVDFPRSDICDPSDWECVIQAALSTRRATRGTVAMVATLPELLPEDVARRLMEGGVIPLNGLAEALAATEAAQVRSPHDADLIVPSNVEVAETLSEANAKQALALAGVTVPSLRTGDIEKLASHADETTGLYVLKSVGIAHKSETGGVALSLTDGDAVRSAGAKMASETFILEEMITAAVAEILIGVVKDPAHGFIMTIGAGGVFTELLKDSASILLPTTRSNLKQTLNRLKVVRILDGYRNQPAGNIDALLDACEAIQAYVLANLPTIEEVEVNPLIITQTRAVAVDALIRKRHD